The Setaria italica strain Yugu1 chromosome IX, Setaria_italica_v2.0, whole genome shotgun sequence genome has a window encoding:
- the LOC101767848 gene encoding proline-rich protein 4 — MGALPRGLLIGVCAVLLAAVLAHAAEPEAASMVVGLAKCADCTRKNMKAEAAFNGLKVAVKCKNADGMFETKALGEVDKSGAFSVPLAADLLREDGELKQDCFAQLHSATNQPCPGQEPSWIVRPSRDDDEKKKTFVAVAGKMHYSSKECASAFLCDHFHKKPIMIPHIPKETIVIPHFHNKPVPEYKPPTPVPVYHAPVPEYKPPTPVPEYKPPTPAHSHPTPIYHPPADQKTQNPETDPEKFKKLLPFIKKNPFFFPKFRKFPPGKVEIKA; from the exons ATGGGGGCTCTGCCTCGCGGCCTGCTTATCGGCGTCTGCGCCGTCCTGTTAGCGGCCGTGCTCGCCCATGCTGCGGAGCCCGAGGCCGCCTCCATGGTCGTTGGCTTGGCCAAGTGCGCCGACTGCACCAGGAAGAACATGAAAGCTGAGGCAGCGTTCAACG GCCTTAAAGTGGCTGTCAAGTGCAAGAACGCCGACGGCATGTTCGAGACCAAGGCCCTCGGCGAGGTTGACAAGTCCGGCGCCTTCAGCGTCCCGCTCGCAGCAGACCTCCTCCGCGAGGACGGCGAGCTGAAGCAGGACTGCTTCGCGCAGCTCCACAGCGCCACCAACCAGCCATGCCCCGGACAGGAGCCGTCCTGGATCGTCAGGCCGTCCAGGGATGACGACGAAAAGAAGAAGACCTTCGTCGCGGTGGCCGGCAAGATGCACTACTCATCAAAAGAGTGCGCCTCCGCGTTCCTCTGTGACCATTTCCACAAGAAGCCCATCATGATCCCTCACATCCCCAAGGAGACCATCGTGATCCCCCACTTCCACAACAAGCCGGTGCCCGAGTACAAGCCGCCGACGCCCGTGCCGGTGTATCACGCGCCCGTGCCAGAGTACAAGCCGCCGACGCCCGTGCCGGAGTACAAGCCACCCACTCCAGCGCACTCCCACCCGACGCCGATCTACCATCCTCCTGCCGACCAGAAGACCCAGAACCCCGAGACGGACCCTGAGAAGTTCAAGAAGCTCCTCCCGTTCATCAAGAAgaaccccttcttcttccccaagtTCCGCAAGTTCCCTCCTGGCAAGGTGGAGATCAAGGCTTAG